In Halobacteriovorax sp. HLS, the following are encoded in one genomic region:
- a CDS encoding LptF/LptG family permease has protein sequence MNIIRKLILKEWFRFFAGAVIALFLLISVANLISGFLRGNVTALEVVINHFIEIPDYLNKIFPVSCLMASLFSINKLKTRSELTAIFAAGYSRKNYIIDLTLASLLVTFIQFATTSFVGPFVKSHRETFIQGSSHKFRNLRSQGLKSSTIGSGKMWYKSDDYFISFTNYDSVKKEIFNVSLYRLSVDSYLEEIETINKVSYQNGLWVSDKQSSLKKLNQKSFPKIENLSKIPVNINETPDDLSQIEADITILNIFNLWQYIKQLQSSGINISEYMVLFYDKFSNSIICIIFTILASVSIFNPNRRSSSFGNNIALVFFFTILYWLIYSYLLELGNNAKLSPLVATFSVPALFTVLLIIIFSKNRKLAG, from the coding sequence ATGAATATTATACGGAAGTTAATTTTAAAAGAATGGTTTCGTTTTTTCGCAGGTGCAGTGATTGCACTTTTTTTACTAATCTCTGTTGCGAATTTAATCTCAGGCTTTCTGCGAGGTAATGTAACAGCTCTTGAAGTCGTAATAAATCACTTTATTGAAATCCCTGATTACTTAAATAAAATATTTCCTGTTTCCTGCCTTATGGCATCACTTTTTAGTATCAATAAGTTAAAAACTAGAAGCGAACTAACAGCAATCTTCGCTGCCGGATACTCTCGTAAGAACTATATAATCGACCTCACTCTTGCTTCACTGCTGGTAACCTTTATACAGTTTGCAACGACTTCATTTGTAGGGCCTTTTGTTAAGTCTCATAGAGAAACATTTATTCAGGGCTCATCTCATAAATTTCGAAATCTACGTAGTCAGGGCCTTAAATCATCAACTATCGGCTCTGGAAAGATGTGGTATAAATCTGACGATTACTTCATCTCTTTTACAAATTATGACTCGGTAAAGAAGGAGATTTTCAATGTTAGTCTCTATAGACTATCAGTTGATTCATATTTAGAGGAAATAGAAACTATTAATAAAGTTTCATATCAAAATGGTTTATGGGTATCTGACAAACAATCTAGTTTAAAGAAGCTCAACCAAAAATCATTTCCAAAAATTGAGAATCTTTCAAAGATTCCAGTTAATATTAATGAGACACCAGATGACCTTAGTCAGATTGAAGCCGATATTACAATTTTGAACATATTCAATTTATGGCAATACATCAAACAGCTTCAAAGTAGTGGAATAAACATAAGTGAATATATGGTTTTATTTTATGATAAATTTTCTAACTCAATCATTTGTATTATTTTTACCATCTTAGCATCTGTATCAATATTCAATCCAAATAGAAGAAGCAGCTCTTTTGGAAATAATATCGCTCTTGTCTTCTTTTTTACCATTTTATACTGGCTTATATATTCATACCTACTAGAGCTTGGGAATAATGCAAAGTTATCTCCTTTGGTCGCAACATTCTCAGTGCCTGCTCTATTTACAGTCTTACTTATAATTATTTTTTCAAAAAATAGAAAATTGGCCGGTTAA
- the hutH gene encoding histidine ammonia-lyase, producing the protein MPINEIVLNGQSLTIEQVHHIAFAKPKNTQVKICDKALVKMKEARAYVHSIVEKGDPVYGINTGFGALSNMHIKKEQLATLQINLIRSHCTGTGRPFSREITRAIMVLRANCLISGFSGIQPEIVQLLVDFINNDIIPIVPEKGSVGASGDLAPLSHIALALIGEGEVIYDGKHVSSAFAIDQISKAPAVLGPKDGLALINGTAVMAALGACAVVEAENIMKTADISAIMTLDGVKGTSRAYHRGITMLKPHPGQIECCNNLNNLLEGSEIKDSHDDCGKVQDPYSLRCVPQVHGACRQTLKHAREVISIELNSVTDNPLIFLEEDDVVSGGNFHGEALAFAMDYLAMGVAEICNICERRIEKMMNPTFSDLPAFLTKNSGLNSGLMIAHVTAAALTSENKYLCHPASVDSIPTSTDKEDHVSMGVTSGRKLHEVIDNAKTVLGIELLCNTQAMDFQRPLKSSPAIEAVHKLIRKHVPPIEEDRIFYKDMENIKKLISSTEITQAASEHIKELF; encoded by the coding sequence ATGCCTATTAACGAAATCGTTTTAAACGGACAATCATTAACGATAGAACAAGTTCATCACATTGCATTTGCAAAACCAAAAAACACACAGGTAAAAATATGTGACAAAGCACTCGTGAAAATGAAAGAAGCACGTGCCTATGTTCATAGTATCGTTGAAAAGGGCGACCCTGTTTATGGTATAAATACAGGTTTTGGCGCGCTTTCGAATATGCATATAAAGAAAGAGCAGCTTGCTACTCTACAGATAAACCTAATCAGGTCCCATTGCACAGGAACTGGAAGACCTTTTTCTCGTGAAATTACTAGAGCGATAATGGTACTTAGAGCAAATTGTTTAATCTCTGGTTTCTCTGGAATCCAACCAGAGATTGTTCAGCTTCTAGTTGATTTTATTAATAACGATATAATTCCTATAGTCCCTGAAAAAGGATCAGTTGGAGCATCTGGTGACCTTGCTCCACTTTCACATATTGCTCTTGCTCTTATCGGTGAAGGCGAAGTTATTTATGATGGGAAACACGTAAGCTCGGCATTTGCAATTGACCAGATCTCAAAAGCTCCTGCAGTACTTGGACCTAAAGATGGCCTTGCACTTATAAATGGAACTGCAGTTATGGCGGCTTTAGGAGCTTGCGCCGTTGTTGAAGCTGAAAATATAATGAAAACTGCTGACATTAGTGCAATCATGACTCTTGATGGAGTCAAAGGAACAAGCAGAGCATACCACCGTGGCATAACTATGCTTAAGCCTCACCCTGGTCAAATCGAGTGTTGTAACAACTTAAATAATTTATTAGAAGGATCAGAAATTAAAGATTCTCATGATGATTGTGGAAAAGTGCAAGACCCTTATTCTTTGAGGTGTGTTCCTCAGGTGCATGGAGCTTGTAGACAAACCCTAAAGCATGCAAGAGAGGTTATCTCTATTGAGCTAAACTCTGTTACAGACAACCCTCTCATCTTCTTAGAAGAGGATGATGTCGTTAGCGGCGGAAACTTTCACGGTGAAGCACTTGCTTTTGCAATGGATTATCTTGCAATGGGTGTAGCGGAAATTTGTAATATTTGTGAACGAAGAATAGAAAAAATGATGAACCCTACGTTTTCAGATTTACCTGCATTTTTAACTAAGAACTCTGGATTAAACTCAGGTTTAATGATTGCTCATGTAACTGCTGCTGCACTAACCTCTGAAAATAAATACTTATGCCATCCAGCTTCGGTTGACAGTATTCCAACCTCTACCGATAAAGAAGATCATGTTTCAATGGGAGTAACATCTGGAAGAAAGCTTCACGAGGTTATTGATAATGCAAAAACTGTTCTTGGTATTGAACTTCTTTGCAACACTCAAGCTATGGACTTTCAAAGACCTTTAAAATCATCTCCTGCGATTGAAGCTGTACACAAACTTATTCGTAAACACGTTCCTCCAATTGAAGAAGACCGAATCTTTTATAAAGACATGGAAAATATAAAGAAGCTTATCTCTTCGACTGAGATTACACAGGCGGCCTCAGAACATATAAAAGAATTATTCTAG
- a CDS encoding CFI-box-CTERM domain-containing protein: MVNKTPEETPEEKRPESILKAYRERLKSLKQARDYVAKGDIPKAVERYSMYLNILANYFKTTEDKLSPSLFDAEKEISELLLISHSYWDLAKAYDRSPNLQSESLRCLDQFVKFSTGYKYQHINAQMMKKFIKRKQAHNLKAFQNAYQRIQVDSKGCFIATYSFGTDHPVTNELREFKTKIVKTKIGYAFTEYYYTLSPLLVDKFEQYPKTSNFINTLIIRPLLKFITKVVKII; the protein is encoded by the coding sequence ATGGTCAACAAAACACCAGAAGAAACGCCTGAAGAGAAAAGACCGGAGTCAATACTTAAGGCATATCGCGAAAGACTAAAATCACTTAAACAAGCTCGTGATTACGTTGCCAAGGGAGATATTCCTAAAGCAGTTGAGAGGTACTCAATGTATCTCAATATTCTTGCAAATTATTTTAAAACAACTGAGGACAAACTTTCTCCAAGTCTATTTGATGCTGAGAAAGAAATCTCAGAGCTACTCTTAATAAGCCATTCTTATTGGGACTTAGCAAAGGCCTATGATAGGTCCCCTAATCTTCAATCAGAGTCTCTTAGGTGTCTTGATCAATTTGTTAAATTTTCTACAGGTTATAAATATCAGCATATAAATGCCCAAATGATGAAGAAGTTTATCAAGAGAAAACAAGCCCATAACCTAAAGGCTTTTCAGAATGCTTACCAAAGAATTCAAGTAGACTCGAAAGGGTGTTTTATCGCAACCTATAGCTTTGGAACCGATCATCCTGTTACAAATGAGCTGCGTGAATTTAAAACTAAAATTGTAAAAACTAAAATAGGTTATGCATTCACAGAGTATTACTATACTTTATCGCCACTACTAGTTGATAAATTTGAGCAATATCCAAAAACCTCTAATTTTATAAATACTTTAATAATTAGACCTCTACTGAAGTTTATCACCAAAGTTGTAAAGATTATTTAA
- the galU gene encoding UTP--glucose-1-phosphate uridylyltransferase GalU, protein MNIRKAVIPVAGKGTRFLPATKQIPKEMIPIINIPMIHYSVMEAVKSGIEQLVFVTSTGKESIENYFDRNMELEGFLEKNGKLKELELIKDIGTKIEVITVRQKEQLGLGHAINCSRSVIGNEAFAVILGDDLVLSEEPVTKQLAKISAQNDNKSVIGVMEVPNSETFRYGIVDGDFLSSDARTLHMKAMIEKPLPENAPTNLATPGRYILTPEIFDCLDRIPRGVGGEYQLTDAINMLAAQDKVYANIFTGDRFDTGNIEGYLNATVEFALRDEATKEMMINIIKDKVSKYGI, encoded by the coding sequence ATGAATATTCGTAAGGCCGTCATCCCTGTTGCAGGGAAAGGCACTAGGTTTTTACCAGCAACAAAACAAATACCAAAAGAAATGATTCCAATAATCAATATTCCTATGATTCACTACTCTGTAATGGAAGCAGTTAAGTCAGGTATTGAACAGCTCGTTTTTGTTACCTCTACTGGTAAAGAATCTATTGAGAACTACTTCGATAGAAATATGGAACTTGAAGGCTTTCTTGAGAAAAATGGTAAGTTAAAGGAATTGGAGCTTATTAAGGATATTGGCACTAAGATTGAAGTCATTACTGTTCGTCAAAAAGAACAGTTAGGACTTGGACATGCTATTAACTGTTCTAGAAGTGTGATTGGAAACGAAGCATTTGCAGTCATCTTAGGCGATGACCTTGTTCTAAGTGAAGAACCTGTAACGAAACAATTAGCAAAAATCTCTGCTCAAAATGATAATAAATCTGTAATTGGTGTCATGGAAGTCCCAAATAGTGAAACATTTCGCTATGGTATTGTTGATGGTGACTTTTTAAGTAGTGACGCTAGAACTTTGCATATGAAGGCAATGATTGAGAAACCTCTGCCTGAGAACGCTCCAACCAATTTGGCGACGCCTGGCCGTTATATTTTAACACCTGAGATCTTTGATTGCTTAGACCGTATCCCTCGTGGTGTTGGTGGTGAATATCAACTAACTGATGCTATTAATATGCTTGCAGCACAAGATAAGGTTTATGCTAATATATTTACAGGTGATAGATTTGATACTGGAAATATTGAAGGCTATCTAAATGCCACTGTAGAGTTCGCTTTAAGAGACGAGGCAACAAAAGAAATGATGATAAATATTATTAAAGATAAAGTATCAAAATATGGAATATAA
- the def gene encoding peptide deformylase has protein sequence MENSNILENYKLEGELLQIKTYPAPVLKKVALPVTEFNDELKLLCKNMLYTMYKAPGIGLAAPQVGESIRLFVMDIDYDREEITKADDTVEYKLSNFKPMIFINPVIKNTQGETLYEEGCLSVPGIYEEVKRFETITVDYQDIDGNHHSIDADELLSICIQHENDHLEGIVFLERLSMLKQNLLKKKFLKQKKKKGL, from the coding sequence ATGGAAAATTCAAATATATTAGAGAACTACAAACTAGAAGGTGAACTCCTTCAAATAAAAACCTATCCAGCTCCAGTTTTAAAAAAAGTAGCACTACCAGTTACTGAATTTAATGATGAGCTAAAGCTCCTTTGCAAGAATATGCTCTATACCATGTATAAAGCTCCAGGCATTGGTCTAGCGGCACCACAAGTTGGAGAGAGCATTAGATTATTTGTTATGGATATCGACTATGATAGAGAAGAGATTACCAAGGCAGATGACACTGTTGAGTATAAACTCTCTAATTTTAAACCAATGATATTCATCAATCCTGTTATTAAAAATACTCAAGGTGAAACCCTCTATGAAGAAGGGTGTTTAAGTGTTCCAGGAATATATGAAGAAGTTAAAAGATTTGAAACAATAACTGTAGACTATCAAGATATAGATGGAAACCATCACTCAATTGATGCTGATGAGTTATTATCTATTTGTATTCAACATGAAAATGATCACCTTGAGGGAATTGTTTTTCTTGAAAGACTGAGCATGCTAAAACAAAACCTACTTAAGAAAAAATTTCTGAAACAGAAGAAGAAAAAAGGTCTCTAA
- the fmt gene encoding methionyl-tRNA formyltransferase: MKKLNIVFCGTPDFSVPTLEMLLNHPSVNIVSVITMPDRPAGRGQKLQSPPVAEFAKNHKLELIQTENINKDEQALEALSKLKIDAFVVLAFAQFLGSKVLSLPTLGSYNIHTSLLPKYRGAAPIQYALLNGDNETGVSIQRMVKQMDAGDLVLSDPIEVNENETGGQLYTRLKFQAALSLNRFIYDLQNNNVTFEQQDHSKATFAPTLKKEDGFLNFSESNYEEIHNRVRALIPWPGTWCKLNGKRLKVFKVQKSLKDLDCGVVDTSEGNLVIGCKDSTLRLVDVQLEGKKRCTDSSLLNGLKNSTTEFTIN; encoded by the coding sequence ATGAAAAAACTTAATATCGTTTTTTGTGGAACACCTGATTTCTCTGTTCCAACATTAGAAATGCTATTGAATCATCCAAGTGTGAATATTGTCTCGGTTATAACTATGCCAGACAGACCTGCTGGCCGTGGCCAAAAGCTCCAATCCCCCCCTGTTGCAGAATTTGCGAAGAATCATAAATTAGAGCTTATACAAACAGAAAATATTAATAAGGACGAGCAAGCACTAGAAGCCCTTTCGAAATTAAAGATCGATGCTTTTGTTGTACTCGCTTTCGCACAATTTTTAGGCTCTAAGGTTTTATCATTACCTACTCTGGGCTCTTATAATATTCATACTTCATTGTTACCTAAATATAGAGGAGCAGCACCAATTCAATACGCTCTACTAAACGGCGATAATGAAACTGGTGTTAGCATTCAAAGAATGGTCAAACAAATGGACGCTGGAGATCTAGTTCTTTCTGATCCTATAGAAGTTAATGAGAATGAAACAGGTGGACAACTTTACACCAGACTAAAATTTCAAGCAGCGCTCTCTTTAAATAGATTCATATATGACCTTCAAAATAATAACGTCACTTTTGAACAACAAGATCATAGTAAAGCAACATTTGCACCTACCCTTAAAAAGGAAGATGGCTTTTTAAATTTTTCTGAATCGAATTATGAAGAGATTCACAATAGAGTTAGGGCCCTAATTCCTTGGCCAGGAACTTGGTGTAAGTTAAATGGAAAGAGATTAAAAGTATTTAAAGTACAAAAATCATTAAAAGACTTAGATTGTGGAGTGGTCGATACCAGTGAAGGAAATCTTGTTATTGGATGTAAAGACAGCACACTTAGACTAGTCGATGTCCAGCTCGAGGGGAAGAAACGTTGTACAGACTCTTCTCTATTAAACGGGTTAAAGAACTCAACAACTGAATTTACGATAAATTAG
- a CDS encoding transglycosylase domain-containing protein, which translates to MFFLILSIIVTIFSIIASVFIIRTIGDIPVFRINSIKEVSLLSNSDVLIDSDTQINREDLKDYWQLTESALSFEEFLQINKDSISVIKNKILVSNQVQLPKIAKNECEYTYCYQRRLPFGQMPSVFWKGLIGIEDSRFLEHFGIDIKSIFRAIVTDIKEMRLAQGGSTLTQQLVKNLYYTNEKSFSRKIKEVIVAIYIETKFSKEDIISSYFNEVFWGSFNGIRIKGLYSASMIYFGKKPNEIEPYEASILISLLKGPYFYAPIKYTDRLKQRANVVFKKLISEGLFSSNVDNVWSEQEWSAWISELKERTLNNRLSPLAYISSQSDESKGLNFYEQFILVKSSFSVLEEISKRYPNEDLGMKIVMGNLKNKNLFTYYSKWERDKLKATSIERHSVGSTLKPLFYTLLSYFGVGWNDEVETGPVTLKLASGDWTPRESHVVSEEMTSVGKALQESLNRPLIRLAEENDFQKLEESSLAYLPTLKTPLAQYPGQLLGAIELSTFELFEVYKSLFNKECELVKSGVKSWDDTVLHVLSDPTKTTIRKLITANLSKLNFFGKTGTSNNGYDNWFVFYDGWNLGVIWTGVDSDRSGKGLKLYGGTTSFRVFQEFLLSRGRRLGELGCEKSEL; encoded by the coding sequence TTGTTTTTTTTAATTCTATCAATAATTGTTACGATATTCTCTATTATTGCTTCTGTTTTTATTATTAGGACAATTGGAGATATTCCAGTTTTTAGAATTAACTCGATAAAAGAAGTTTCTCTACTAAGTAATAGTGATGTGTTAATCGATAGTGATACGCAGATAAATAGAGAAGATTTGAAGGACTATTGGCAACTAACCGAAAGCGCTTTAAGCTTCGAAGAGTTTCTTCAGATAAATAAAGATTCAATTTCAGTTATAAAAAATAAAATCCTAGTTTCGAATCAAGTTCAATTACCAAAAATTGCTAAAAATGAATGTGAGTATACCTATTGCTATCAAAGACGTTTACCTTTTGGTCAAATGCCATCCGTTTTTTGGAAAGGACTAATTGGCATAGAAGACTCTAGATTCTTAGAACATTTTGGAATTGATATAAAATCTATCTTTAGAGCGATTGTAACAGATATTAAAGAAATGAGGCTTGCCCAGGGCGGTTCAACCCTCACTCAGCAGCTTGTTAAAAATTTGTATTATACAAACGAAAAATCATTTAGCAGGAAAATAAAAGAAGTTATTGTTGCTATTTATATAGAAACGAAGTTTTCAAAAGAAGACATTATATCATCATATTTTAATGAAGTTTTTTGGGGGAGTTTTAACGGAATTAGAATTAAAGGGTTATATTCTGCGAGTATGATTTATTTTGGAAAAAAGCCCAACGAAATAGAGCCTTATGAGGCTTCAATTTTGATAAGTTTACTGAAGGGTCCATACTTCTATGCCCCTATTAAATATACCGATAGGCTGAAGCAACGTGCGAATGTTGTTTTTAAAAAGCTCATATCAGAAGGATTGTTTAGCAGTAATGTAGATAATGTTTGGTCTGAGCAGGAGTGGTCAGCGTGGATTAGTGAGTTAAAAGAAAGAACGCTAAACAATAGACTCTCTCCTCTTGCTTATATTTCTTCACAATCTGATGAATCTAAAGGTCTCAATTTCTATGAGCAATTTATTCTAGTTAAAAGTTCTTTTTCTGTTTTAGAAGAAATATCTAAGAGGTATCCAAACGAAGACTTGGGTATGAAGATTGTGATGGGTAATCTAAAAAATAAGAACCTATTTACTTATTATTCGAAATGGGAAAGAGACAAGTTAAAAGCGACAAGTATCGAAAGACACTCTGTGGGTAGTACGCTTAAGCCTCTTTTTTATACACTACTTTCTTATTTTGGTGTCGGCTGGAATGATGAGGTTGAAACTGGACCAGTTACATTAAAGCTAGCTTCAGGGGACTGGACTCCAAGAGAGTCACATGTCGTAAGTGAGGAAATGACGAGTGTTGGTAAGGCCTTGCAGGAGTCTTTGAATAGACCTCTCATTAGGTTGGCTGAAGAGAATGATTTTCAAAAGCTCGAAGAGAGTTCTTTGGCCTATTTGCCTACATTAAAAACCCCTCTTGCACAGTATCCAGGACAATTACTAGGTGCCATTGAATTATCAACTTTTGAACTCTTTGAAGTGTATAAGTCTTTATTTAACAAAGAGTGTGAACTTGTGAAAAGTGGAGTTAAGAGTTGGGATGACACAGTTCTCCATGTTCTCAGCGACCCAACTAAGACAACAATTAGAAAGTTAATAACAGCGAACCTTAGTAAATTAAACTTCTTTGGTAAAACAGGAACTTCTAATAATGGTTATGATAATTGGTTTGTCTTTTATGATGGATGGAATCTAGGGGTCATCTGGACAGGCGTAGATAGTGATAGAAGTGGAAAAGGCCTAAAGCTATATGGTGGAACGACTTCTTTTCGGGTTTTTCAGGAATTTTTATTGTCTAGAGGTAGGAGATTAGGCGAGTTAGGCTGTGAAAAAAGTGAATTATAG
- a CDS encoding glycosyltransferase family 39 protein, translating to MKIKHEDLFKYIILFIVFMLYSWGIGNLDAIRQGTEGFYLQIAKEMYEMKSFLVPQYNEMDHWSKPPLQFWMAHIGYLFAGGPGIFTSRLIIVLFSISTIFLISKKVSSLIRTPFLNIFIFILATVGMFKYSRIFMMEMPLTTLTTLASLYFYLYLKDEKYSLWIGSIFLALSILVKGPVSLVMATGGCGLFLIVDSYLNGINFIKFKKVFNWSFVGLLLGSVWFFICYLQYGNAFFDYFFLRENMGKFQARPYPMRHVFQGLLIFSLPWSLYLPTTISQFKDHFQEIKKDSFLLFSICNFLVFFLLWLVPSQRSHHYAMPSLIFFLIINYILLTSYALNSKRKSMIRLANITLSTLMVITSVAFACLLIFKEVNSSISLTIKVITTCVLLLIGSYYFLRSKKLLNKYLISFFIIGNVWNIFIPSFILPYVPEAVIKTIGNKQVGALVRKPYFIEEALERKVDWLNDQTIRQYIIENNHFYIVHRNTYEQLNLKKLTDVVTTWKVWKRGSKAKDISKALKNNDIAILKDTVYLLKNKPLK from the coding sequence ATGAAAATTAAACATGAAGATCTCTTTAAATATATTATTCTATTTATCGTATTCATGCTTTATTCTTGGGGTATTGGTAATCTAGATGCCATTCGCCAGGGAACTGAAGGATTTTATCTCCAGATCGCCAAAGAAATGTATGAGATGAAGTCATTTCTTGTTCCTCAATATAATGAAATGGACCACTGGTCCAAGCCACCTCTGCAGTTTTGGATGGCACATATTGGATATCTCTTTGCAGGTGGTCCAGGAATATTCACATCTCGTCTAATTATAGTTCTTTTTTCAATTTCAACCATCTTCTTGATTTCTAAGAAGGTATCTTCACTTATTAGAACTCCATTTCTAAATATCTTTATTTTTATTTTGGCGACAGTCGGTATGTTTAAGTATTCAAGAATATTTATGATGGAGATGCCCTTAACTACTTTAACTACCTTAGCGTCACTTTATTTTTACTTATATCTTAAAGATGAAAAGTATTCTTTATGGATAGGTTCTATTTTCTTAGCATTATCGATACTTGTTAAAGGTCCAGTTTCTCTAGTCATGGCCACAGGAGGCTGCGGACTATTCTTAATTGTAGACTCATACTTAAATGGAATAAACTTTATAAAGTTTAAAAAGGTCTTTAACTGGTCTTTCGTCGGATTACTTCTTGGTTCAGTCTGGTTCTTTATTTGCTACTTGCAATATGGAAATGCATTCTTTGACTACTTCTTTCTTAGAGAAAACATGGGTAAGTTTCAAGCTAGGCCATATCCGATGAGACACGTTTTTCAAGGATTGCTTATATTTTCACTGCCTTGGTCACTCTACTTACCAACAACTATCTCTCAATTTAAAGACCACTTTCAAGAAATAAAGAAAGACTCATTCTTACTTTTTTCAATATGTAATTTCCTTGTCTTCTTTTTATTATGGTTAGTTCCATCTCAACGTTCACATCACTACGCGATGCCGTCTCTAATATTTTTCTTAATTATTAATTACATCTTGCTGACTAGTTATGCCTTAAATTCAAAAAGAAAAAGTATGATTAGACTAGCTAATATAACTTTATCAACACTTATGGTTATCACCTCAGTAGCATTTGCATGCCTACTCATTTTCAAAGAAGTGAACTCTTCAATAAGTCTTACTATTAAAGTCATCACAACATGTGTTCTTCTATTAATTGGATCTTATTATTTTCTTCGCAGTAAGAAGCTATTAAATAAGTATTTAATTAGCTTCTTTATCATAGGTAATGTTTGGAATATTTTCATTCCATCTTTCATTCTTCCATATGTTCCTGAAGCTGTAATAAAAACAATTGGTAATAAACAAGTCGGCGCATTAGTTAGAAAGCCCTACTTCATAGAAGAAGCCCTAGAAAGAAAGGTCGACTGGCTTAATGATCAAACAATTAGACAGTATATTATTGAAAATAATCACTTCTATATTGTTCATAGAAATACTTATGAACAACTCAATTTGAAAAAGTTAACTGATGTCGTAACTACCTGGAAAGTATGGAAACGTGGCTCTAAGGCAAAAGATATCTCTAAGGCCTTGAAAAATAATGATATTGCCATACTTAAAGACACTGTTTACCTCTTAAAAAACAAGCCCTTGAAGTAG
- the rpe gene encoding ribulose-phosphate 3-epimerase — translation MTTISPSLLACDFLNIESELGHFSNFKNIWFHLDIMDSHFVPNLTFGHPIVEKISKKTKIKLDAHFMVSNPEFFINTFKDFEIHNFTFHLEATTDPLSLIKKAKEYYPSVGISIKPNTECSLITDEILREIDLILIMSVEPGFGGQSFIEDTYSKIKYFKKLKDSSHPNLVIQVDGGVNKENSHKLIKAGANNLVAGSYIFKDGPSSYSAKIESLRS, via the coding sequence ATGACAACCATATCTCCATCATTACTAGCTTGCGACTTTTTAAATATTGAAAGTGAACTAGGACATTTTTCAAATTTTAAGAATATTTGGTTTCATCTTGATATAATGGACTCACACTTTGTTCCAAACTTAACATTTGGTCACCCTATTGTTGAAAAAATTTCTAAGAAAACAAAAATTAAGCTAGATGCTCACTTTATGGTTAGCAATCCTGAGTTCTTCATCAACACCTTCAAAGACTTTGAAATTCATAACTTCACGTTTCATTTAGAAGCAACAACAGACCCACTCTCTCTTATCAAAAAAGCTAAAGAGTACTACCCTAGCGTTGGTATTTCTATTAAGCCAAACACAGAATGCTCATTGATTACAGATGAAATTCTAAGAGAAATAGATCTCATTCTTATTATGTCTGTAGAGCCTGGTTTTGGTGGACAGTCTTTTATAGAAGACACCTATTCCAAAATAAAATATTTTAAAAAACTTAAAGATTCATCACACCCTAATTTAGTTATTCAAGTAGATGGTGGTGTTAATAAAGAAAACTCTCATAAACTAATTAAAGCTGGTGCAAATAATCTCGTTGCTGGATCTTATATCTTTAAAGATGGTCCATCTTCATACTCAGCAAAAATAGAAAGCTTAAGGAGCTAA